Proteins encoded within one genomic window of Actinoplanes octamycinicus:
- a CDS encoding ABC transporter transmembrane domain-containing protein: MALGALCGSLWFVSLAAMPWLLTQAIDRGLTPRRAGPLLAWTAAVLVMGLVNAVLGILRHRNMTKLRLAAALRTADLVLTHATRLGASLPRRITAGEVVTIGISDVWLIGRAMNVAGIGLACLCSCTVVATMLYRTTPVLALVVVLGVPAFGLLVTPLLLGTQRAGSRYRERQGALNARLVDVVGGLRVLNGLGGADTHLARYRRESARLRDQGYRVGRPASWVGALGDGLPMVFLALVIWVAARKAANGEITVGELVGVYGYTALLVIPISVLIFCGFDLTYGLVAARRVTGFLNLPLEDPAGAAAPAGPGHLHDPASGVTAEPGRLTALAGARPADAVEVLDRLGRYLPGDTTWAGYRLDTLARDAIRERILVAENGADLFAGPLREVVAGRHDPDDDLIRAAIDTAVAHDVAADLDHPVEWGGRNLSGGQRQRVRLARALHADPEMLLLAEPTSAVDAHTESAIAERLAERRAGRGTVVATTSPVLLDRADVVHYLVGGRVAATGTHRELLSAEPGYRALVTRVFAE, encoded by the coding sequence GTGGCGCTCGGCGCGCTGTGCGGCTCGCTCTGGTTCGTCAGCCTGGCCGCGATGCCGTGGCTGCTCACCCAGGCCATCGACCGGGGCCTCACCCCGCGCCGGGCCGGCCCGCTGCTCGCCTGGACCGCCGCGGTGCTGGTGATGGGGCTGGTCAACGCGGTCCTCGGGATCCTGCGGCACCGCAACATGACCAAGCTGCGGCTGGCCGCCGCGCTGCGCACCGCCGATCTGGTGCTGACCCACGCCACCCGGCTGGGCGCGTCGCTGCCCCGCCGGATCACCGCCGGTGAGGTGGTCACCATCGGCATCTCCGACGTGTGGCTGATCGGCCGGGCGATGAACGTCGCCGGGATCGGCCTGGCCTGCCTCTGCTCCTGCACCGTGGTGGCCACCATGCTCTACCGGACCACCCCGGTGCTCGCGCTGGTCGTGGTGCTCGGCGTGCCCGCCTTCGGCCTGCTGGTCACCCCGCTGCTGCTCGGCACCCAGCGGGCCGGCTCGCGCTATCGGGAACGCCAGGGCGCGCTCAACGCCCGGCTGGTCGACGTGGTCGGCGGCCTGCGGGTGCTGAACGGGCTCGGCGGCGCCGACACCCACCTGGCCCGCTACCGGCGGGAGTCGGCCCGGCTGCGCGACCAGGGCTACCGGGTCGGCCGCCCGGCCAGCTGGGTCGGCGCGCTCGGCGACGGCCTGCCGATGGTGTTCCTGGCCCTGGTGATCTGGGTGGCCGCGCGGAAGGCGGCGAACGGCGAGATCACCGTGGGCGAGCTGGTCGGCGTCTACGGCTACACCGCGCTGCTGGTCATCCCGATCAGCGTGCTGATCTTCTGTGGCTTCGACCTGACCTACGGCCTGGTCGCCGCCCGCCGGGTGACCGGCTTCCTGAACCTGCCGCTGGAGGACCCGGCCGGCGCCGCCGCCCCGGCCGGTCCGGGCCACCTGCACGATCCGGCCTCCGGGGTGACCGCCGAGCCGGGCCGGCTCACCGCGCTGGCCGGCGCCCGCCCGGCCGACGCCGTCGAGGTGCTCGACCGCCTCGGCCGCTACCTGCCCGGCGACACCACCTGGGCCGGCTACCGGCTGGACACCCTGGCCCGGGACGCGATCCGGGAGCGGATCCTGGTCGCCGAGAACGGCGCCGACCTGTTCGCCGGCCCGCTGCGCGAGGTGGTGGCCGGGCGGCACGACCCGGACGACGACCTGATCCGGGCCGCGATCGACACCGCGGTCGCCCACGACGTGGCCGCCGACCTGGACCACCCGGTCGAGTGGGGTGGCCGCAACCTCTCCGGCGGTCAGCGGCAGCGGGTCCGGCTGGCCCGCGCGCTGCACGCCGACCCGGAGATGCTGCTGCTCGCCGAGCCCACCTCGGCGGTCGACGCGCACACCGAGTCGGCCATCGCGGAACGGCTGGCCGAGCGCCGGGCCGGGCGCGGGACCGTGGTCGCGACCACCTCGCCGGTGCTGCTGGACCGCGCCGACGTGGTGCACTACCTGGTCGGCGGGCGGGTCGCGGCCACCGGCACGCACCGCGAGCTGCTGTCGGCCGAGCCCGGCTACCGGGCGCTGGTGACCCGGGTGTTCGCCGAATGA
- a CDS encoding GNAT family N-acetyltransferase, which translates to MTAVARPATSADAFRVAEICASAYRAAYRDLLPPGYIDRTVAVYFGAERVARQVPAHPPRWFGYQVAEEGGRLVGAAGGGLTGDGVGELHLIYLDPAERHRGLGTLLLNRVVEQIRAAGGAEVWLSVFLGDAAGIGFYRSRGFQPVETVQAGLSRADDHIRCLRMRRKLD; encoded by the coding sequence TTGACCGCCGTTGCCCGACCCGCGACCAGCGCCGACGCCTTCCGGGTCGCCGAGATCTGCGCCTCCGCGTACCGGGCCGCCTACCGCGACCTGCTGCCGCCCGGCTACATCGACCGGACCGTCGCCGTCTACTTCGGCGCCGAGCGGGTCGCCCGGCAGGTGCCGGCCCACCCGCCGCGGTGGTTCGGCTACCAGGTGGCCGAGGAGGGCGGGCGGCTGGTCGGCGCGGCCGGTGGCGGACTGACCGGGGACGGCGTCGGCGAGCTGCACCTGATCTACCTGGACCCGGCGGAGCGGCACCGCGGCCTCGGCACCCTGCTGCTGAACCGGGTGGTCGAGCAGATCCGGGCGGCCGGCGGCGCCGAGGTGTGGCTGTCGGTGTTCCTCGGCGACGCGGCCGGGATCGGTTTCTACCGCTCGCGCGGCTTCCAGCCGGTGGAGACCGTGCAGGCCGGCCTGTCCCGGGCCGACGACCACATCCGCTGCCTGCGGATGCGCCGAAAGCTGGACTAA
- a CDS encoding DUF6882 domain-containing protein, with the protein MFSDLLTQYVATAHARQLALADLIGERDWQLDLTAGQVTFGDDLSFPIQLLGTESHLDGTWLWAWANEQSGLPRQLLALSSWMREFGVRQGVTELTDATFPLDRADGHRLALVASGLTGRCYYRGPYDGGAVFFHLEGVPDQPVAPERAFTVVNQVLMGYPVEHRAMVTAFLSQQGWRVASEDGLVTGVHPSGSEMRVEFDGQGRISNLTGQLRR; encoded by the coding sequence ATGTTCTCCGATCTGCTCACCCAGTACGTCGCCACCGCCCACGCCCGCCAGCTGGCGCTCGCCGACCTGATCGGCGAGCGGGACTGGCAGCTCGACCTGACCGCCGGCCAGGTCACCTTCGGCGACGATCTGAGCTTCCCGATCCAGCTGCTCGGCACCGAGAGCCACCTCGACGGCACCTGGCTCTGGGCCTGGGCGAACGAGCAGAGCGGCCTGCCCCGGCAGCTGCTCGCGCTGAGCAGCTGGATGCGCGAGTTCGGGGTCCGGCAGGGCGTGACCGAGCTGACCGACGCGACGTTCCCGCTGGACCGGGCGGACGGGCACCGGCTCGCCCTGGTCGCCTCCGGGCTGACCGGCCGCTGCTACTACCGCGGTCCGTACGACGGCGGCGCGGTCTTCTTCCACCTGGAGGGCGTCCCGGACCAGCCGGTCGCCCCGGAGCGCGCCTTCACCGTGGTGAACCAGGTGCTGATGGGCTACCCGGTCGAGCACCGGGCCATGGTGACCGCGTTCCTCAGCCAGCAGGGCTGGCGGGTGGCGAGCGAGGACGGCCTGGTCACCGGTGTGCATCCGAGCGGCAGCGAGATGCGGGTGGAGTTCGACGGGCAGGGCCGGATCAGCAACCTGACCGGGCAGCTTCGGCGGTGA
- a CDS encoding pyridoxal phosphate-dependent decarboxylase family protein: protein MDSRLAADLAGLPDLLTAARDYAAGILDDLGERPVAATRAEFAPQPLPVAGVGAARALQVFRERWAPGFSGSAGPRYLGFVTGGATPAALVGDWLTGAFDQNAVTRQDSSAVDLERETVGWLRSLFGLGAGHHGTFVSGATMSNTVGLAIGREWLGAQQGISVARQGVAALGDISVLSGAPHSSIYKALSMLGIGRDQLRTVPLLDDREAVDVAALEAALAAIDGPAIVVANAGTVNTVDFDDLSAISRLKSKYPFWLHVDAAFGGFAALSEDHKHLVAGLDQADSICIDLHKWLNVPYDAAIQFTRRRDLQLNVFQNAAAYLTPPEGDPDLFHLTPENSRRLRALTAWFTLAAYGAEGHREVVERNVAAARRFGEQVAGLPGVRVLAPVRLNVVCFAVDDVPAVLAAVARSGEAFLTPTVHRGVPALRAAFANWRTGEADADRVIAALAKALADG, encoded by the coding sequence GTGGACTCTCGCCTCGCTGCCGACCTGGCCGGCCTGCCCGACCTGCTGACCGCCGCCCGTGACTACGCCGCCGGGATCCTGGACGACCTCGGCGAGCGGCCGGTCGCGGCGACGCGCGCCGAGTTCGCGCCGCAGCCGCTCCCGGTCGCCGGGGTCGGGGCGGCGCGGGCCCTGCAGGTCTTCCGGGAGCGGTGGGCGCCCGGGTTCTCCGGCAGCGCCGGGCCGCGCTACCTCGGGTTCGTCACCGGCGGGGCGACACCGGCCGCGCTGGTGGGGGACTGGCTGACCGGGGCGTTCGACCAGAACGCGGTGACCCGGCAGGACTCGTCGGCGGTCGACCTGGAGCGGGAGACGGTCGGGTGGCTCCGGTCGCTCTTCGGGCTCGGCGCGGGGCACCACGGGACGTTCGTGTCCGGGGCGACCATGTCGAACACGGTCGGGCTGGCGATCGGGCGGGAGTGGCTCGGCGCGCAGCAGGGGATCAGTGTCGCCCGGCAGGGCGTCGCGGCCCTGGGCGACATCTCGGTCCTGTCCGGAGCGCCGCACTCCAGCATCTACAAGGCGCTGTCGATGCTCGGCATCGGCCGTGATCAGCTGCGGACGGTCCCGCTGCTCGATGATCGTGAAGCCGTTGATGTGGCGGCTCTGGAGGCGGCTCTCGCCGCGATCGACGGGCCGGCGATCGTGGTCGCGAACGCCGGCACGGTCAACACGGTCGACTTCGACGACTTGAGCGCCATCTCCCGGCTCAAATCGAAATATCCGTTCTGGCTGCACGTCGACGCCGCCTTCGGCGGCTTCGCGGCGCTGTCCGAGGACCACAAGCACCTGGTAGCCGGCCTCGACCAAGCCGACTCCATCTGCATCGACCTGCACAAGTGGCTCAACGTGCCGTACGACGCCGCCATCCAGTTCACCCGCCGCCGCGACCTGCAGCTGAACGTCTTCCAGAACGCGGCGGCCTATCTCACCCCGCCCGAGGGCGACCCCGACCTGTTCCACCTCACCCCGGAGAACTCCCGCCGGCTGCGCGCGCTGACCGCCTGGTTCACGCTCGCGGCCTACGGCGCCGAGGGGCATCGGGAGGTCGTCGAGCGGAACGTCGCCGCGGCCCGCCGGTTCGGCGAGCAGGTGGCTGGCCTGCCCGGAGTGCGGGTGCTCGCCCCCGTACGTCTCAATGTCGTGTGTTTCGCGGTCGATGACGTGCCCGCGGTCCTGGCCGCGGTGGCCCGCTCCGGCGAGGCGTTCCTGACGCCGACCGTCCATCGGGGTGTCCCGGCGCTCCGCGCGGCCTTCGCCAACTGGCGCACCGGCGAGGCGGACGCCGACCGGGTGATCGCCGCCCTGGCCAAGGCCCTCGCGGACGGGTGA
- a CDS encoding response regulator transcription factor yields the protein MARLLLIEDDPAIRNTLLRALRERGHAVAASPAAMDGLQTALAEKPDLIVLDLGLPDLDGRELLRMLRAVSRTPVIIATARDEETEMVRLLDAGADDYVVKPFTAAQLDARIRAVLRRGATVEETPVLAVGGLRIDPAGRTVTLDGAPVELTPREFDLLHHLAARAGQVVTKRELLSEVWQVPYGGADKTVDVHLSWLRRKLGETAQEPRYLHTVRGVGVKLSEPA from the coding sequence GTGGCGAGACTCCTGCTGATCGAGGATGACCCGGCGATCCGGAACACCCTGCTGCGCGCCCTGCGCGAGCGCGGGCACGCGGTGGCCGCGTCGCCGGCCGCGATGGACGGCCTGCAGACCGCCCTCGCCGAGAAACCCGACCTGATCGTCCTGGACCTGGGACTGCCCGACCTGGACGGGCGGGAGCTGCTGCGGATGCTGCGCGCGGTCAGCCGGACCCCGGTGATCATCGCGACCGCCCGGGACGAGGAGACCGAGATGGTCCGGCTGCTCGACGCGGGCGCCGACGACTACGTGGTGAAACCGTTCACCGCCGCGCAGCTGGACGCCCGGATCCGGGCGGTGCTGCGGCGCGGCGCGACCGTCGAGGAGACGCCGGTGCTCGCGGTCGGCGGCCTGCGGATCGACCCGGCCGGCCGCACGGTCACCCTGGACGGCGCGCCGGTCGAGCTCACCCCGCGCGAGTTCGACCTGCTGCACCACCTCGCGGCCCGGGCCGGGCAGGTGGTCACCAAGCGGGAGCTGCTCAGCGAGGTGTGGCAGGTGCCGTACGGCGGGGCGGACAAGACCGTCGACGTGCACCTGTCCTGGCTGCGGCGCAAGCTGGGCGAGACCGCGCAGGAGCCGCGCTACCTGCACACCGTGCGCGGGGTCGGGGTCAAGCTGAGCGAGCCGGCGTGA
- a CDS encoding HAMP domain-containing sensor histidine kinase, with translation MRARLTLLVAATTVLVLLAFLVPIGLLLRQVAQDRALGQADDVVQTIVPLAGGDVATLRLVVTAQDVPVTVFLPDGTAVGAPATMTPAVRLAQASNQALTVATGAGRELVVPVVGAAGTSVVRTVVTDAELSRGVTRSWLTLGGLGVALLLLGLLVADRLARAITAPITQLSEVSHRLANAELTARATPAGPPELREVAGALNHLAGRIEDLLAAERERVADLSHRLRTPLTALRLEAESLRDPEESARVASAADGVARAVTAVIQQARRDVRAHSATCDATAVVGDRVAFWRVLAEDTGRAVTQSLPDRPLPVAVAADDLAAALDALLGNVFAHTPDETPFSVTLMAQPAGGALLTVADEGPGLPPSAAARGASGGDSTGLGLDIARQVAATFEIAGGPGGAVVSLSLPGVSGTP, from the coding sequence GTGAGGGCCCGGCTGACGCTGCTGGTCGCGGCGACCACCGTGCTGGTGCTGCTGGCCTTCCTGGTGCCGATCGGGCTGCTGCTGCGCCAGGTCGCGCAGGACCGGGCGCTCGGGCAGGCCGACGACGTGGTGCAGACGATCGTGCCGCTGGCCGGCGGCGACGTGGCGACGTTGCGGCTGGTGGTGACGGCTCAGGACGTACCGGTGACGGTGTTTCTCCCGGACGGGACCGCGGTGGGCGCGCCGGCGACCATGACCCCCGCGGTCCGGCTGGCGCAAGCCAGCAATCAGGCGCTGACCGTGGCCACCGGCGCCGGGCGGGAGCTGGTGGTGCCGGTGGTCGGCGCGGCCGGGACCAGCGTGGTGCGCACCGTGGTCACCGACGCCGAGCTGTCCCGCGGCGTCACCCGGTCCTGGCTCACCCTGGGCGGTCTCGGCGTGGCGCTGCTGCTGCTCGGCCTGCTCGTCGCGGACCGGCTGGCGCGCGCCATCACCGCCCCGATCACCCAGCTCAGTGAGGTGTCGCACCGCCTGGCGAACGCCGAACTGACCGCCCGCGCCACCCCGGCCGGCCCGCCCGAGCTGCGCGAGGTGGCCGGCGCGCTGAATCATCTCGCCGGCCGCATCGAGGACCTGCTCGCCGCCGAACGGGAACGGGTCGCCGATCTCTCGCACCGGCTGCGCACGCCGCTCACCGCGCTGCGCCTGGAGGCCGAGTCGCTGCGCGACCCGGAGGAGTCGGCCCGGGTCGCGTCCGCCGCCGACGGGGTGGCCCGCGCGGTCACCGCGGTGATCCAGCAGGCCCGCCGGGACGTCCGGGCCCACTCGGCCACCTGCGACGCGACCGCGGTGGTCGGGGACCGGGTGGCCTTCTGGCGGGTGCTGGCGGAGGACACCGGGCGCGCGGTGACCCAGTCCCTTCCGGACCGCCCGCTGCCGGTCGCGGTGGCCGCGGACGACCTGGCGGCGGCGTTGGACGCGCTGCTCGGCAACGTTTTCGCGCACACCCCGGACGAGACGCCGTTCTCGGTCACGCTGATGGCGCAGCCGGCGGGTGGCGCGCTGCTCACGGTCGCCGACGAGGGTCCCGGCCTGCCGCCGTCGGCCGCCGCCCGCGGCGCCTCCGGCGGCGATTCCACCGGCCTCGGGCTGGACATCGCCCGGCAGGTCGCGGCCACGTTCGAGATCGCGGGTGGTCCGGGCGGCGCCGTCGTCTCGCTGTCCCTGCCGGGCGTTTCCGGTACGCCCTGA